In Elusimicrobiota bacterium, a genomic segment contains:
- a CDS encoding spermidine/putrescine ABC transporter substrate-binding protein, with product MPEKVTRREFLRTSLLALAAPGLLVSCAKEAEKRVVNFFNWSKYIGKDTLPRFLRESGVSVNYEEFADEEEMTAKLRSGARGYDLIVAADYQIPRLKASNLIDPIPQGVLFNQGNIDPQFRNTPYDPDNAYSVPYLWGTTGIAYNKNKVPQTPSSWEALWDEKQSGKISMLDNARDCISMALLLKGYPEDTTDERQLEQAKQLLLAQKPLVRQYSSATYIDGLVAGELTLAMAWSGDALQARRENPQIDYVIPREGSFMWADNLCLVRGSRHREDALKLVDYLIRKDVAAEIANTVRYASPNAAARPLLDPALLKDPRVFPLAAVKTRLRFHALLDPDTTQLWNELWSDVKVS from the coding sequence ATGCCTGAAAAAGTCACGCGCCGGGAGTTCCTGAGAACAAGTCTCCTCGCCCTGGCTGCGCCAGGGCTCCTTGTCTCCTGCGCCAAAGAAGCCGAGAAGCGTGTCGTCAATTTCTTCAATTGGTCCAAGTACATCGGCAAGGACACTTTACCGCGCTTCCTGCGCGAGTCGGGGGTCTCGGTCAATTACGAGGAATTCGCCGACGAGGAGGAGATGACGGCCAAGCTCCGCTCCGGGGCGCGCGGCTACGATTTGATCGTGGCGGCCGACTACCAGATCCCGCGCCTCAAGGCATCCAATCTCATCGATCCCATCCCGCAGGGAGTCTTGTTCAACCAAGGAAATATCGATCCTCAATTTCGCAATACCCCTTACGATCCCGACAACGCCTACAGCGTTCCCTATCTTTGGGGCACCACCGGGATCGCCTACAACAAGAACAAGGTGCCCCAGACGCCCTCCTCATGGGAGGCGCTCTGGGATGAGAAGCAGAGCGGCAAGATCTCCATGCTCGACAACGCCAGGGACTGCATCAGCATGGCCCTCCTCCTCAAGGGCTACCCCGAGGACACGACCGACGAGAGACAACTCGAGCAGGCCAAACAGCTCCTTCTGGCGCAGAAGCCCCTCGTGCGCCAGTACAGCAGCGCCACCTACATCGACGGCTTGGTGGCGGGGGAGCTCACTCTCGCCATGGCGTGGTCTGGGGACGCCCTCCAGGCGCGCCGGGAGAATCCCCAGATCGACTACGTGATTCCAAGGGAAGGAAGCTTCATGTGGGCGGACAACCTGTGCCTGGTCCGGGGATCCCGCCACCGCGAGGACGCCCTCAAGCTCGTGGACTACCTCATCCGCAAGGACGTGGCCGCGGAGATCGCCAATACCGTGCGCTACGCCAGCCCTAACGCGGCCGCGCGACCGCTCCTGGACCCCGCCCTTCTCAAGGACCCCCGGGTGTTCCCGCTGGCCGCGGTGAAGACCCGCCTCAGGTTCCACGCCCTTCTCGATCCCGACACGACCCAGCTCTGGAACGAACTGTGGTCGGACGTCAAGGTCTCCTGA
- the infB gene encoding translation initiation factor IF-2, with protein sequence MDKKKRPAKETKEKEPKKTSGKAAPKKMGKSKKPGEKLGIRKHEAEVRSVQEEGSIAPPSKNLVSAFSLFRQTKRSIPSAPVVTRLAPGSSFPKPPAPKPAAPEAPPRNKEGVPAVPVPLPQGQAKTPAAPAKPAVPQAAAPAAPQAPVLPRPAAAPAPRPFVPRPGEPPGGGQRPPPPQARPAAPQGKPAQKAPPPKESSKPAAEAAQSKSALKRLEISSMITVREIAEKMEVKPNDLIKELMALGIFATINQRLETDAAAIVAQEFGYELKVMAMYKEEELESRSSRSEKPENLKSRPPVVTIMGHVDHGKTSLLDAIRSTRVAEGESGGITQHIGAYKVGTPKGDIVFLDTPGHEAFTAMRARGAKVTDIVILVVSATDGVMPQTIEAIDHAKAASVPIIVAVNKIDLPGANPQRIRQELSKHGVMSEEWGGKTIFVDVSAKKRLHLDVLLDMISLQAEMLEIKANPDRPGYGVILEARLDPKRGNVATLLVQVGSVKIGDSFVAGLCYGKIKALIDDTGKRLGAAAPSTPVEILGFMETPQAGDVFSVVSDERQARDIAEKRRLLHREQSFAHQRHMTLVGLKSQVSGPAAKDLNIVLKADVQGSLQALKDSLEGLTGPECRVRIIHSGIGNASESDVLLASASDAVTLLFHADVEPRAQELAQREGVEIRRYQVIYDLIADVKAALEGLLEPEIVDVVAGKGEVREVFSVKGGARIAGCFVREGKVVRGGLARVVRGASVVHEGKISSLKRFKDDVKEVEKGLECGLGFDNFADFQKGDQLEFIVKESRTRRLTQPS encoded by the coding sequence GTGGATAAAAAGAAGAGGCCGGCCAAGGAAACAAAGGAAAAGGAACCCAAGAAGACTTCGGGCAAGGCTGCCCCTAAAAAAATGGGCAAGTCCAAAAAACCGGGAGAGAAGCTCGGCATCCGCAAGCACGAAGCCGAGGTTCGTTCCGTCCAGGAGGAGGGCTCCATAGCGCCGCCCTCCAAGAATCTCGTTTCGGCTTTCTCCCTTTTCAGGCAGACCAAGCGCTCCATTCCATCGGCGCCCGTCGTGACGCGCCTGGCTCCGGGAAGCTCTTTCCCGAAACCGCCGGCTCCGAAGCCCGCCGCTCCCGAGGCGCCCCCGCGGAACAAGGAAGGCGTTCCCGCGGTGCCTGTCCCCCTTCCACAGGGCCAGGCGAAGACGCCCGCAGCGCCGGCCAAGCCTGCGGTGCCCCAGGCTGCGGCCCCCGCGGCACCGCAGGCGCCGGTGCTCCCGAGGCCGGCTGCGGCTCCCGCTCCGCGTCCTTTCGTCCCGCGCCCCGGTGAGCCTCCGGGCGGCGGCCAGCGGCCGCCACCCCCTCAAGCCCGTCCTGCCGCCCCACAAGGCAAGCCCGCGCAGAAGGCCCCGCCCCCCAAGGAGTCTTCCAAACCCGCGGCCGAGGCCGCCCAGTCCAAGTCCGCCTTGAAGCGCTTGGAAATTTCCTCCATGATCACTGTGCGCGAAATCGCCGAGAAAATGGAGGTAAAGCCGAACGATTTGATCAAGGAACTGATGGCGCTGGGCATTTTCGCCACGATCAACCAGCGCCTGGAGACGGACGCCGCGGCCATCGTGGCCCAGGAATTCGGCTACGAGCTCAAGGTCATGGCCATGTACAAGGAGGAGGAACTGGAGAGCAGATCTTCTCGATCCGAGAAGCCCGAGAATCTCAAGTCGCGCCCCCCGGTGGTCACGATCATGGGCCACGTGGACCACGGCAAGACCAGCCTCCTGGATGCGATCCGGTCCACGCGCGTGGCCGAGGGCGAGTCCGGGGGCATTACCCAGCATATCGGCGCCTACAAGGTCGGGACTCCCAAGGGCGACATCGTTTTCCTGGACACTCCTGGCCACGAGGCTTTTACGGCTATGAGAGCCAGAGGCGCCAAGGTCACTGACATCGTGATCCTGGTGGTTTCCGCGACGGACGGGGTGATGCCCCAGACGATCGAGGCCATCGATCACGCCAAGGCCGCGAGCGTGCCAATAATCGTTGCTGTCAACAAGATCGACTTGCCGGGCGCCAATCCCCAGCGCATACGCCAGGAGCTGTCCAAGCATGGGGTCATGTCCGAGGAATGGGGCGGAAAGACCATTTTCGTGGATGTTTCGGCCAAGAAGAGGCTCCATCTCGACGTCCTTCTCGACATGATCTCCTTGCAGGCGGAAATGCTCGAGATCAAGGCCAATCCGGATCGTCCCGGCTACGGAGTGATCTTGGAGGCGAGGCTCGATCCCAAGCGCGGCAACGTGGCCACTCTTCTGGTCCAAGTCGGCAGCGTCAAGATTGGGGACTCTTTCGTCGCGGGCCTTTGCTACGGAAAAATAAAAGCCTTGATTGATGACACTGGCAAGCGTCTGGGAGCAGCTGCGCCCTCCACCCCGGTCGAGATATTGGGTTTCATGGAGACCCCTCAGGCCGGAGACGTGTTCAGCGTGGTCTCCGATGAGCGTCAGGCCCGCGACATCGCGGAGAAGAGGCGCCTGCTCCACCGCGAGCAGTCCTTCGCCCATCAGCGCCACATGACCTTGGTGGGACTCAAGTCCCAGGTTTCCGGCCCCGCGGCCAAGGACCTCAATATCGTGCTCAAGGCCGACGTGCAGGGCTCCCTGCAAGCCTTGAAGGACTCCCTCGAGGGCCTCACGGGCCCGGAGTGCAGGGTGCGCATCATTCATTCCGGCATCGGCAACGCGAGCGAGTCGGACGTGCTCCTGGCCTCTGCTTCGGATGCCGTGACCCTTCTTTTTCATGCCGATGTCGAACCCCGGGCCCAGGAACTGGCTCAGCGAGAGGGCGTCGAGATCAGGCGTTACCAGGTGATCTACGACCTCATCGCCGACGTGAAGGCCGCGCTTGAGGGCCTCTTGGAGCCGGAGATCGTGGATGTGGTGGCCGGCAAGGGGGAGGTCCGCGAGGTTTTCAGCGTCAAGGGCGGAGCCCGCATCGCCGGCTGCTTTGTCCGGGAGGGCAAGGTGGTGCGTGGGGGCCTGGCTCGTGTGGTTCGCGGGGCCTCGGTTGTGCATGAGGGCAAGATTTCCTCTCTCAAGCGCTTCAAGGACGACGTCAAGGAGGTCGAGAAGGGCCTTGAGTGCGGCTTGGGTTTCGACAACTTCGCCGACTTCCAAAAGGGCGATCAGTTGGAATTCATCGTCAAGGAATCCAGAACCCGCCGGCTCACCCAGCCCTCCTAA
- a CDS encoding ABC transporter permease codes for MRFLSWLIRGKSPKASHLMLAPAALWLLIFLILPIIGLLALSFIQRGPYGTLLWSFTWGNFSRALNPKYLPVLLRTLGYASSATFLCLLLGFPLAYYLSFGAGRSRGTLLVLLMVPFWTSCLVSLYSWMIILGRQGLLNHLLLKLGLAENPLALLNTPFSVLLGLVYFYLPFMVLPLFGSLEKIPRSYIEASYDLGAGTWATFRKVTWPLCLPGVFAGCLLTFVPCLGDFLTADFLGGSGTYLLGNLIQNQFLMAQDWPFGAALTTVLTFCLTWAIFLHQRFEGRELEMRG; via the coding sequence ATGCGGTTTCTCTCCTGGCTCATCCGCGGGAAATCCCCCAAGGCCAGCCACCTGATGCTAGCACCGGCCGCCCTTTGGCTCCTGATCTTCTTGATCCTCCCGATTATCGGGCTTCTGGCGCTGAGCTTTATCCAGCGCGGGCCCTACGGGACCTTGCTCTGGTCCTTCACCTGGGGCAATTTCTCCCGCGCCCTCAACCCCAAATACCTCCCGGTCCTCTTGAGAACCTTGGGCTACGCCTCGAGCGCGACTTTTCTCTGTCTGCTCCTGGGGTTCCCCTTGGCCTATTATCTGAGCTTCGGGGCGGGCAGGAGCCGGGGAACGCTTCTCGTCCTTCTCATGGTCCCCTTTTGGACCTCCTGTTTGGTATCGCTTTACTCCTGGATGATCATCCTGGGCCGCCAGGGTCTTCTGAATCATCTGCTCTTGAAGCTCGGGCTGGCCGAGAATCCCCTGGCGCTTCTCAACACCCCTTTCTCGGTGCTGCTGGGGCTGGTCTATTTCTATCTGCCCTTCATGGTGCTGCCCCTTTTCGGCTCGCTCGAGAAGATTCCCCGCTCCTACATCGAGGCCTCCTACGACCTCGGGGCCGGGACCTGGGCGACCTTCCGCAAGGTTACCTGGCCCCTTTGCCTGCCCGGAGTGTTCGCGGGCTGCCTCCTGACCTTCGTGCCCTGCCTGGGGGATTTCCTGACCGCGGACTTCCTGGGGGGGTCTGGCACCTATCTTCTCGGCAACCTCATCCAGAACCAATTCCTGATGGCACAGGACTGGCCCTTCGGGGCGGCCCTGACCACGGTCCTGACCTTCTGCCTCACCTGGGCCATTTTCCTTCATCAGAGGTTCGAGGGTCGCGAATTGGAGATGAGGGGATGA
- a CDS encoding ABC transporter ATP-binding protein produces MGNHSPPSKDRDRPSPPEGLLELKGIKKSFGGAPILRGISLSVRKGEFLTFLGPSGCGKTTTLRIIAGFERPDAGEIILSGEEVSALPPYRRDVHTVFQHYALFPHYSVYENIAFGLRIKNLAEDDIRRRCSEALALVKLSGFEKRRTTELSGGQMQRIALARALVGRPSLLLLDEPLGALDLKLRKEMQLELKSLQRKLGLAFVYVTHDQEEAMTISDRIAVFNQGLVEQVGTPREIYERPLTSFAADFIGSANVMSAEILSSCQASLRLRLEGELDLNLPCLGPSPAPAGAGVKIALRPERITIHYQDDVPLAFDRIRIKGLLREKVYLGSASQIFFSPFSVSGKSLLALSMETRHHQKHEPGSPVWADVSAADFLLLDA; encoded by the coding sequence ATGGGAAACCACTCGCCCCCTTCGAAAGATAGAGATCGCCCCTCCCCTCCCGAAGGACTTCTGGAACTCAAGGGCATCAAGAAATCCTTCGGGGGCGCGCCCATCCTGAGAGGGATTTCCCTTTCAGTGCGCAAAGGGGAGTTCCTCACTTTCCTGGGACCCTCCGGCTGCGGAAAAACCACGACCTTGCGCATCATCGCGGGCTTCGAGCGGCCCGACGCCGGGGAAATTATCCTCTCCGGGGAGGAAGTGAGCGCCCTCCCTCCCTATCGCAGGGACGTGCACACGGTTTTCCAGCATTATGCCCTCTTCCCCCATTACAGCGTCTACGAGAACATCGCCTTTGGCCTGCGGATCAAGAATCTTGCCGAGGACGATATCCGGCGCAGATGCTCCGAGGCCCTGGCCTTGGTCAAGCTCTCCGGTTTCGAGAAGCGCCGAACCACCGAGCTTTCGGGGGGTCAAATGCAGAGAATCGCCCTCGCCCGTGCCTTGGTGGGCAGACCCTCCCTCCTCCTACTGGACGAGCCGCTCGGAGCTTTGGATCTGAAGCTCAGGAAGGAAATGCAGCTCGAGCTCAAGAGCCTCCAAAGAAAGCTTGGCCTGGCCTTCGTCTACGTTACCCACGACCAGGAGGAGGCGATGACGATCTCCGACCGCATCGCCGTCTTCAATCAAGGTCTCGTGGAGCAGGTGGGGACTCCCAGGGAGATCTATGAGCGGCCCCTCACCAGCTTCGCGGCGGATTTCATCGGCTCGGCCAACGTGATGTCCGCCGAAATCCTCTCGTCCTGCCAGGCAAGCCTGCGCCTGCGCTTGGAGGGGGAGCTCGACTTGAACCTGCCCTGCCTGGGCCCGTCCCCGGCTCCCGCGGGAGCCGGGGTCAAGATCGCCCTGCGCCCCGAGAGGATCACGATTCATTACCAAGACGACGTTCCCCTGGCCTTCGACAGAATTCGCATCAAGGGACTTCTCCGCGAAAAAGTCTACCTTGGATCCGCAAGCCAAATTTTCTTCTCGCCCTTCAGCGTCTCCGGCAAGAGTCTGCTGGCCCTTTCCATGGAAACCCGCCACCATCAAAAGCACGAGCCGGGCTCGCCGGTCTGGGCGGATGTCAGTGCCGCGGACTTCCTCTTGCTCGATGCCTGA
- a CDS encoding ABC transporter permease gives MRGKALSVYCAALYGLLYLPLAVMFAFSFNNARRNVAWRGFTLKWYSSLFQDAELLTALATSLKLALAASLIACLLGLLASYAMARHAPFKGRGLYSCLVSVPLMMPEIVMGVGLLSFFARLGIALNFWSLACAHALIALPYTTSSIRARLLSLKDCRLEEAAMDLGASEWQAFLKVTLPLAGPALLSGSLLAFTVSFEDFVTSFFIAGIGIVTMPVKIYTMMKFGVTPEINAMASCLVGLTIVLLAGNAALRAYDNGRRREI, from the coding sequence ATGAGGGGCAAGGCCCTCTCCGTCTACTGCGCCGCTCTCTACGGCTTGCTCTACCTGCCCTTGGCCGTGATGTTCGCCTTCTCCTTCAACAACGCGCGCCGCAACGTCGCCTGGAGGGGCTTCACCCTGAAATGGTATTCGAGCCTGTTCCAGGACGCGGAGCTCTTGACGGCGCTGGCCACCTCCCTCAAGCTGGCCCTTGCCGCAAGCCTCATCGCCTGCCTCTTGGGCCTCTTGGCCAGCTACGCGATGGCCCGCCACGCCCCCTTCAAGGGCCGGGGGCTTTACTCTTGCCTGGTGAGCGTCCCCCTCATGATGCCCGAAATAGTGATGGGAGTGGGGCTGCTCAGTTTTTTCGCGCGCCTGGGGATCGCCCTTAATTTCTGGAGCCTGGCCTGCGCCCACGCCCTCATAGCCCTGCCCTACACCACAAGCTCCATCCGGGCGCGGCTTCTCTCCCTCAAGGACTGCCGCCTAGAGGAGGCGGCCATGGACCTGGGCGCCTCGGAATGGCAAGCCTTCCTCAAGGTGACCTTGCCCCTGGCCGGGCCGGCGCTTCTCTCCGGGAGCCTGCTCGCCTTCACCGTCAGCTTCGAGGATTTCGTTACGAGCTTCTTCATCGCCGGGATCGGCATCGTGACCATGCCGGTCAAAATCTACACGATGATGAAATTCGGGGTCACCCCCGAGATCAACGCCATGGCCTCCTGCCTGGTAGGCCTGACTATCGTCCTCTTGGCCGGGAACGCAGCACTTCGGGCCTATGACAATGGACGCAGGCGGGAGATATGA
- the rbfA gene encoding 30S ribosome-binding factor RbfA, with translation MFARSERLKELFKIEIIQALRGVKDPGVSGLMTVTDLALSPDMKTATVYYSVLGSARQRAGTAGALERAAPYLRQVLRKRLSLKFIPHFVFLYDDTPRKASRIDQLLMRIEGEQEGG, from the coding sequence GTGTTTGCGCGCAGCGAGCGTTTAAAGGAACTTTTCAAGATCGAGATCATACAGGCCTTGCGCGGCGTCAAGGATCCTGGCGTTTCTGGCCTCATGACGGTCACCGACCTCGCCCTGAGCCCCGACATGAAGACGGCCACGGTCTACTATTCCGTATTGGGCAGCGCGCGCCAGCGCGCCGGCACGGCCGGCGCCTTGGAACGGGCCGCTCCGTATCTGCGGCAGGTTTTACGCAAGAGGCTCAGCCTCAAATTCATCCCCCACTTCGTGTTCCTCTACGACGACACTCCCCGCAAGGCCTCGCGCATCGACCAGCTCCTGATGCGCATCGAGGGCGAGCAGGAGGGCGGCTGA
- a CDS encoding riboflavin kinase: MIPSPLCGTVVSGDGLGRKLGFPTANIETQDALAPLGVYEVRVSGPGLCGRAALCNVGARPTVKSGATILVEVHIPGFKGDLYGRELTVSFVRKIRDEKKFPSLGALREQIRRDVGGIMGSKFNQDGNLLGRAGALLALAALGLWLKCLISPACVHCHRPEVLRSRPRGR, from the coding sequence TTGATCCCTTCCCCGCTTTGCGGCACCGTGGTCTCAGGCGACGGCTTGGGGCGGAAACTGGGATTTCCCACGGCCAACATTGAAACCCAGGATGCGCTTGCTCCCCTCGGAGTCTATGAAGTTCGAGTCTCGGGCCCGGGCCTCTGCGGCCGGGCCGCGCTCTGCAACGTGGGCGCGCGCCCTACCGTGAAGTCGGGCGCCACGATCCTGGTGGAGGTCCACATCCCGGGCTTTAAGGGCGACCTCTACGGCCGGGAGTTGACGGTGTCTTTCGTGCGCAAAATTCGCGATGAGAAGAAGTTTCCCTCCCTCGGGGCATTGAGGGAGCAGATCCGCCGCGACGTCGGAGGCATCATGGGAAGCAAGTTCAATCAGGACGGCAATCTCTTGGGCCGCGCCGGGGCGCTCCTGGCCCTGGCCGCGCTGGGGCTTTGGCTTAAGTGCCTCATATCTCCCGCCTGCGTCCATTGTCATAGGCCCGAAGTGCTGCGTTCCCGGCCAAGAGGACGATAG
- the truB gene encoding tRNA pseudouridine(55) synthase TruB — protein sequence MTGPAGMILFDKPQDWTSHDAVAVLRRMLPPNTKVGHCGTLDPLATGLLILLVGSCTRLQGAMQGLDKVYSGAIRFGIMTDTGDRLGHVVGERPVPDLDLESLRELLRGYCGKVEMPAPAYSAVKHKGKALYKYARQGVAVPAKLRVSRIYDWQALSYEAPLLGHRLSCSSGTYVRSLAEVLGRKVGCGATVECLRRESIAGFDVKDSLGLERLKAMSSTELSAMLAKSLPRLQAALGRPSRV from the coding sequence ATGACGGGGCCGGCTGGAATGATCCTTTTCGACAAGCCCCAGGATTGGACTTCCCATGACGCGGTGGCGGTTCTCCGGAGGATGCTCCCTCCCAACACCAAGGTCGGCCATTGCGGCACCTTGGACCCCTTGGCGACCGGCCTCCTCATACTGCTCGTCGGCTCCTGCACGCGCCTCCAAGGGGCTATGCAGGGCTTGGACAAGGTTTACTCTGGCGCCATCCGCTTCGGGATCATGACAGACACAGGAGACCGCCTGGGCCATGTCGTGGGGGAGCGCCCGGTGCCCGATCTAGATCTTGAGTCTCTGCGGGAGCTCCTGCGCGGTTATTGCGGCAAGGTCGAGATGCCGGCGCCGGCCTACTCCGCGGTCAAGCATAAGGGGAAGGCCTTGTATAAATACGCCCGTCAGGGCGTCGCCGTTCCGGCCAAGCTCCGGGTGAGCCGTATCTATGACTGGCAGGCTCTTTCCTACGAGGCTCCCCTCCTCGGGCACCGCCTGTCCTGCTCGAGCGGCACCTACGTGCGCTCATTGGCGGAGGTCTTGGGCCGTAAGGTGGGCTGCGGGGCTACCGTTGAATGCCTGCGCCGGGAGAGCATCGCTGGCTTCGACGTCAAGGATTCCCTGGGCTTGGAGAGGCTCAAGGCCATGAGCTCCACCGAGCTTTCGGCGATGCTGGCCAAGTCCCTTCCCCGCCTTCAGGCGGCCCTGGGCCGCCCTTCCCGCGTTTGA
- the nusA gene encoding transcription termination/antitermination protein NusA, translating to MAKSELILALEQIEREKGIKKDDVLKMIEGAVVSSLRKHVGKDAVVEASIDPETAEFRAAVVKKVAETVANPELEISLGEAKLYKRDAAVGEDVRLPAPAADFARIAAQTAKQVLTQKIREVERDNLYEEFKPKEGEIVTGSVHRFLERNIIVDLGKTEAILPIREQIRRERYAVGNRVRAAILRVDKAQRGPQVVLSRAAPLFLRRLFELEVPEIGDRIVEIVEVARDPGFRAKVAVKSNDPKVDAVGSCVGIRGSRIRSIMNELSGERIDLIAYSPDLPTYLSNSLAPAKVSSVRVIDGENKKAEILVSDEQLSLAIGKDGQNIRLAARLTGWELEIKSEGQRSAEAKAGQDEAAKVLAELEGVGPKTIEILVKAGFTDISKLAQCKPEELMTLQGIGEKTAAKIIASAKARRSG from the coding sequence ATGGCAAAATCGGAATTGATACTGGCTTTGGAGCAGATCGAACGCGAGAAGGGCATCAAGAAGGACGATGTCCTCAAGATGATCGAGGGTGCGGTGGTGAGCTCCCTCAGGAAGCACGTGGGTAAGGACGCGGTGGTCGAGGCTTCCATCGATCCAGAGACCGCGGAGTTCCGCGCGGCCGTCGTCAAGAAGGTGGCAGAGACCGTGGCGAACCCCGAGCTGGAGATTTCCCTGGGCGAGGCGAAGCTCTACAAGCGCGACGCGGCCGTGGGCGAGGACGTGAGGCTGCCGGCGCCCGCCGCGGATTTTGCCCGCATCGCCGCCCAAACCGCGAAACAGGTCCTGACGCAGAAGATTCGGGAAGTGGAGCGGGATAATCTCTATGAGGAATTCAAACCCAAGGAGGGAGAGATCGTGACGGGTTCTGTCCACCGCTTCCTCGAGCGCAACATCATCGTGGACTTGGGCAAGACAGAGGCCATACTTCCCATCCGCGAGCAGATCCGCCGCGAGCGTTACGCCGTGGGCAATCGGGTGCGCGCCGCGATTCTTCGCGTGGACAAGGCCCAGAGAGGCCCCCAGGTCGTCCTGTCGCGGGCGGCCCCCCTCTTCTTAAGAAGACTTTTCGAGCTCGAGGTCCCAGAGATCGGGGATAGGATCGTGGAGATCGTGGAGGTCGCCAGAGATCCGGGGTTCCGGGCCAAGGTGGCCGTGAAGTCCAATGATCCCAAGGTGGATGCCGTCGGGTCCTGCGTCGGGATACGGGGGTCTCGCATCAGAAGCATCATGAATGAGCTTTCCGGGGAGCGCATTGACCTCATCGCCTACAGCCCGGATCTGCCCACGTACCTGAGCAACTCCTTGGCTCCGGCCAAGGTCTCCTCGGTGCGCGTCATCGACGGCGAGAACAAGAAGGCGGAGATTCTGGTCTCTGATGAGCAGCTTTCCTTGGCCATCGGCAAGGATGGGCAGAACATACGCCTGGCGGCGCGGCTCACCGGGTGGGAACTGGAGATCAAGTCAGAGGGCCAAAGAAGCGCCGAGGCCAAGGCCGGCCAAGATGAGGCGGCCAAGGTCCTGGCCGAGCTTGAGGGCGTCGGGCCCAAGACCATAGAGATCCTCGTCAAGGCAGGGTTTACCGACATCTCGAAGCTCGCCCAATGCAAGCCTGAGGAACTCATGACCTTGCAGGGCATCGGCGAGAAAACGGCCGCCAAGATCATCGCCAGCGCCAAAGCACGCAGGTCAGGCTAA